TGCATACGCATTATGCCCGCCTGACAGGAAGCCGATATCCCAGCCTAGTTTTTTGCACAGGATGAATTCAGCCAGAATTGATGCAAATGATCTTACAGCCATCTTCTGGCCTTTCGGCTGGGTGCTCATATAGCAGAACTTGCAGTCTGCAGTGCTGCAGTACCAGCTGAAGAAGACTGCGCGCTCGAAATTCGTTGTAGTTAGTTTCATTTAAAAGCCCCCAAAGGGATTTGCACCCTTGATCTCGAGTTTACGAAACTCGCGCTTTAGCTGGCTAAGCTACAGGGGCATCAGATCATCTAATATTTTTCAGCAGCTCTTCCTTGCTCTGAAACTTCTTCTGGCATTCAAAGCAGAAATAATGCTGCTTCCCCTTCTCATCTTTTGCCATTGTCCCGATTACCTTCTTCAAAAATGTTTCATTCACCTTGTTGCCGCATATTTCGCATTTCATAAGTTTATGTTTTTTCCTTTGTTTATAAACGTTTTTAAAAATGGCCAGCAAGGGATCAAAAATTCAAAAGGTTTAAATATTAGTTCTTATATATACTTATATAAGATGGAACAGGCAACTATTTTGCACAGCCCTACACTAGAGTCAGTGATTATGGTAGAAAAAGCAATACAAAAATACAGCCAGGAATGCGGAAAATATCAATTATGGAAAAAGCTGCCTAAGAAAATGATGTATCAGACATTTCAGACAATTCTGGATTATTTAGAAAAATCTGGAAAAATCATGATAGATAAAGACAGATGCATAATTTGGACATATAACCCAAAAAGAATAAAACAATTGATTTCTGAAGGGCTTGTAGTAAGATGAGAAAAGAGATTCTTGTTGCTTTCATAAGCCAGAAATTAAAAGAAGAGTTTGAATCCCTAACAGATGGCAAATTTGAAGACAAACAACTGTATAAATTCATATGCAGAGCTATTGAAGACATAAAATTAAACCCAGCTTGCGGTATAAAAATACCTAAGAACCTGTGGCCTGCAGTTTATGTTCAAAAACACGAAATTACTAACCTTTGGAAATATAATCTGCCCAATGCATGGAGGCTGTTGTATACCATAGAAACTGATGAAATAAAAATTGTAAATATCATTCTGGAATGGTTCGATCACAAGGAATATGAGAGAATTTTTAAGTACTAGCTTCTTACTTAATTTTGTAAATCATAAGCTTTATTAAACAATAAACAAAAACAAGCCATATGGCAAGAATCGCTGTTGTTGAAAAGGACAAATGCAACCCAGAAGGCTGCGGAAACTATCTTTGCATTAGGGTGTGCCCTGTCAACAGGATCGGCAAGGACTGCATAATAAAGGGGCTGTCAACCAAGGCGCAGATAGATGAAGAGCTTTGCACAGGCTGCGGCATATGCGTCAACAGATGCCCTTTCGGCGCAATACATATAATCAATCTTCCAGAGGAATTAAAAGAAGGCCCGATACACCGCTACGGAAAAAACGGATTTTCTTTGT
The DNA window shown above is from Candidatus Woesearchaeota archaeon and carries:
- a CDS encoding type II toxin-antitoxin system YoeB family toxin, which gives rise to MRKEILVAFISQKLKEEFESLTDGKFEDKQLYKFICRAIEDIKLNPACGIKIPKNLWPAVYVQKHEITNLWKYNLPNAWRLLYTIETDEIKIVNIILEWFDHKEYERIFKY